One window from the genome of Variovorax sp. PAMC26660 encodes:
- a CDS encoding beta strand repeat-containing protein codes for MRSLRWLWAGALALSALSLSAPASAAQVACTPQTAYNTCVQITYNGADQPFTVPAGVSAVLIKAWGAGGGGPNTSYYTAQRGGGGGGFATGTLAVTPASTLGIRVGQGGRMNDITGVFGGGGAGGNGANISRGASGGGLSGVFLSASYTQGNARLIAGAGGGSSPGADVGTPSGAGGGGLVGGSDGTSGSGKGGTQSAGGAAGSGGSCNLGSATGGGALQGGQGASTNQNQNEGGGGGGGGYFGGGGGICQGTDPNGMGGGGSSYLAPALTGSSTVGGSNSASDNTGGAAANSGDAHYVAGVAAGGGGNASGGNGLVVIQYNLPMPVLTLGKTAPSTVVQSGAMTYTLSLTNNGTAATGTTVIVRDRLPTGVRATAVAPGANVTSVNCGTMPSANAALLSCTMTLPAGGIPIGETRSFTLTATAPATVNTVVTNYASAEVDGNGVPATNPSASCVSNATVSCASASTTVVGPAAPARSGERTVTDNMTANGTDQDVLEAIVRDASNNQLPGIVVTFAATPGVAFNGGAIGAAGSCTTDASGLCSVTATSTIAGTKSSVVSTSTGVLTGSFTLNGKSYGPSPASYTFVVGTPSAAQSGLRVATDNQLANGIAKDVLQVYVRDASGNPVGAGVVVNFGATPNVAFGTGAVGAAGSCTTTSASQCDMPAASTVPGSYATTAVTLGGVELGGSFTAGGNTYQPSPQPYRFGALPTVTIQKTSLNGTGTFDFTGTNGLTAQSITTLLANTPTSAPTQTLAAAGTVTTITEGVPPAGFSLTTAACTGMGAGGTATLSGRVLTLNAAATAPGSNLVCTFTNTGLTGPTSPPIPPTVSCATNAAVFNTAYAGPNGPPLSGGRDSVWESGEGSATGGPGSVAAWQRSFVGNKAPGAWINSPFSNANWNSNYDPSHAGNVDVYHRFTFNMDGTVNPGTFSLKLDFYSDNSVAEVFVNGMLQSVPGVPQGGADPYNFTGYKAGQQASATLSSNWRTGSNTVVVHVKSGPPNEGFLAQATTAAVCVAPTVALSKTTTGGAGGPFNFTLSNTTQTNGVVSTMAAGTAVQVDGNTVAAGTQPFSATAAAAPITITEPAVPGWNLASALCTDAGTPIGSLGSGANARTYTIPAESVQYGKPLQCLFTNAASATVTISKVSNGGTGAFGFTGSNGLAAQTITTATAGTAVAGAIQTLAAPGVATTVTEDVPPANYALIGVSCTGLGAGGTATPDLPNRKVTLDAAATAAGSNIACTFTNTFTPPYPKVRIVKTTTGGSGANVFGFALSGLSASTDSITVTGADTVSGAANLTGTAGLEATIKESAPAGWPANPISASCVDAASATPTTPFGTLVGNQLTLPAARMVAGADISCTFVNGFGYSVSGRVFLDNGIGTGGTANDGLINGAEGGIAGVPVRLTNCGATVISTATTDGGGSYALDVPFGTAANTPLCVEQTNTASRLSTGASFSSVRLPSGSAVASGGTTYTYTRAGTPDRIAFTWNGSGHAGLNFGDVERNTLAADGAKSGLPGSTVSYAHTFIARTGGTVSFSISSSVDTPAIGGWSGKIFADTGCTGSLQPGAALLYPPSAPVTVVAGQNVCLLMQEFIPASAGNGNNNRSTVQASFDFTNAGPALSASYTVLDITTVSNSALELKKEVRNVTQGGSFGVNNQAKSGETLEYRVTYINNGMTPITGMTVNDTTPQYTAFVAAQAGTTPASLTGCSKNTPANAAPAPAVACAAAQTVGGTGGLRWAFGGSLAPGGTGEVLFSVKVD; via the coding sequence GTGCGCAGCCTTCGCTGGCTGTGGGCGGGCGCGCTGGCACTGTCCGCGCTGTCCCTTTCGGCGCCGGCCAGCGCCGCCCAGGTGGCCTGCACGCCGCAGACGGCCTACAACACCTGCGTCCAGATCACCTACAACGGTGCGGACCAGCCCTTCACCGTGCCGGCCGGCGTGAGCGCCGTGCTCATCAAGGCCTGGGGTGCGGGCGGCGGCGGGCCGAACACGAGCTACTACACGGCGCAACGCGGCGGCGGCGGCGGCGGCTTCGCCACCGGCACGCTGGCGGTGACGCCCGCCTCGACGCTGGGCATCCGTGTCGGCCAGGGTGGCCGGATGAACGACATCACGGGCGTCTTCGGCGGCGGTGGCGCGGGCGGCAACGGTGCCAACATCAGCCGGGGCGCCAGCGGCGGCGGCCTGTCGGGCGTGTTCCTGAGCGCGAGCTACACGCAGGGCAATGCCCGGCTCATCGCCGGCGCGGGTGGCGGTTCGTCCCCGGGGGCGGATGTGGGCACGCCGAGCGGCGCCGGTGGCGGCGGTCTCGTCGGCGGCAGCGATGGAACGAGCGGAAGCGGCAAGGGCGGCACGCAATCCGCGGGCGGCGCGGCGGGCAGCGGCGGCTCCTGCAACCTCGGCAGCGCGACCGGGGGCGGCGCACTGCAGGGCGGTCAGGGCGCCTCGACCAACCAGAACCAGAACGAAGGCGGCGGCGGCGGTGGCGGTGGCTACTTCGGCGGCGGCGGCGGCATCTGCCAGGGCACCGACCCCAACGGCATGGGCGGCGGCGGCTCCAGCTACCTGGCACCGGCGCTGACCGGGAGCAGCACCGTGGGCGGGTCGAACTCGGCGTCCGACAACACCGGCGGCGCGGCTGCCAATTCCGGCGACGCGCACTACGTTGCCGGTGTGGCCGCGGGCGGTGGCGGCAATGCCAGCGGCGGCAACGGGCTCGTGGTGATCCAGTACAACCTGCCGATGCCCGTGCTCACCTTGGGCAAGACGGCACCGTCGACGGTGGTGCAGAGCGGGGCGATGACCTACACCCTGAGCCTGACCAACAACGGCACCGCCGCCACGGGCACCACCGTGATCGTGCGCGACCGGCTGCCAACGGGCGTGAGGGCCACGGCGGTTGCGCCGGGCGCCAATGTCACGTCCGTGAACTGCGGCACGATGCCCAGCGCAAATGCGGCGTTGCTGAGCTGCACGATGACATTGCCCGCCGGGGGCATACCCATCGGGGAGACGCGAAGCTTCACGCTCACCGCCACCGCGCCGGCGACCGTGAACACCGTGGTCACCAACTACGCGAGCGCCGAAGTCGACGGCAACGGCGTGCCTGCCACCAACCCCAGCGCGAGCTGCGTATCGAACGCCACGGTCAGTTGCGCCAGCGCCAGCACCACCGTGGTCGGACCGGCCGCGCCGGCACGCTCGGGTGAACGCACCGTCACCGACAACATGACGGCCAACGGCACCGACCAGGACGTGCTCGAAGCCATCGTGCGCGACGCGTCCAACAACCAGTTGCCGGGCATCGTGGTGACCTTCGCCGCGACGCCCGGCGTGGCATTCAACGGCGGCGCGATCGGTGCAGCGGGCAGTTGCACCACCGACGCCAGCGGCCTGTGCAGCGTGACGGCAACCAGCACCATCGCAGGCACCAAGAGCAGCGTGGTCAGCACCTCGACCGGTGTGCTGACGGGCTCCTTCACCTTGAACGGCAAGTCCTACGGCCCGAGCCCCGCCAGCTACACCTTCGTGGTCGGCACGCCGAGCGCCGCCCAGTCGGGCCTGCGCGTGGCCACGGACAACCAACTGGCCAACGGCATCGCCAAGGACGTGTTGCAGGTCTACGTGCGCGACGCCAGCGGCAACCCGGTGGGCGCGGGTGTCGTCGTCAACTTCGGCGCCACGCCCAACGTGGCCTTCGGCACCGGCGCGGTGGGCGCGGCCGGCAGTTGCACCACCACCAGCGCGAGCCAGTGCGACATGCCGGCCGCCAGCACGGTGCCCGGCAGCTACGCCACCACGGCCGTGACCCTGGGCGGTGTGGAGCTGGGCGGCAGCTTCACGGCTGGCGGCAACACCTACCAGCCCAGCCCTCAGCCCTACAGGTTCGGTGCGCTGCCGACGGTCACGATCCAGAAGACTTCGCTCAACGGCACCGGCACCTTCGACTTCACCGGCACCAACGGCCTGACGGCGCAGAGCATCACCACGCTGTTGGCGAACACGCCGACCAGCGCGCCGACGCAGACGCTGGCGGCGGCCGGCACGGTCACCACCATCACCGAGGGGGTGCCGCCTGCAGGTTTCTCGCTGACCACGGCCGCCTGCACCGGCATGGGTGCGGGCGGCACGGCCACGCTGTCGGGCCGCGTGCTCACGCTCAATGCGGCGGCCACCGCGCCCGGCAGCAACCTCGTCTGCACGTTCACCAACACCGGCCTCACCGGCCCCACCTCGCCGCCGATCCCGCCGACAGTGAGCTGTGCCACCAACGCGGCGGTCTTCAACACCGCCTACGCCGGCCCCAACGGCCCGCCGTTGTCCGGCGGCCGCGACAGCGTGTGGGAATCGGGCGAGGGCTCGGCCACCGGCGGCCCCGGCAGCGTGGCCGCGTGGCAGCGTTCGTTCGTGGGCAACAAGGCGCCCGGTGCGTGGATCAACTCGCCCTTCAGCAACGCCAACTGGAACTCCAACTACGACCCCAGCCATGCGGGCAACGTGGATGTCTACCACCGCTTCACCTTCAACATGGACGGGACGGTGAACCCGGGAACGTTCTCGCTGAAGCTGGATTTCTACTCGGACAACTCGGTCGCCGAAGTGTTCGTCAATGGCATGCTGCAAAGCGTGCCGGGTGTGCCGCAAGGTGGCGCGGACCCCTACAACTTCACCGGCTACAAGGCCGGCCAGCAGGCCAGCGCCACGCTGTCGAGCAACTGGCGCACCGGCAGCAATACGGTCGTTGTCCACGTCAAGAGCGGGCCGCCCAACGAAGGCTTCCTGGCGCAGGCCACCACCGCCGCCGTCTGCGTGGCGCCCACCGTGGCGCTGTCCAAGACCACCACCGGCGGCGCGGGCGGGCCGTTCAACTTCACGCTGAGCAACACCACACAGACCAACGGCGTGGTGAGCACCATGGCGGCCGGCACGGCCGTGCAGGTGGACGGCAACACGGTGGCGGCGGGCACGCAGCCTTTCTCGGCCACGGCTGCGGCCGCCCCGATCACCATCACCGAGCCGGCGGTGCCGGGCTGGAACCTGGCGAGCGCCCTGTGCACCGATGCCGGCACGCCGATCGGCAGCCTGGGCAGCGGCGCCAATGCGCGCACCTACACGATCCCCGCCGAGAGCGTGCAGTACGGCAAGCCGCTGCAATGCCTGTTCACCAACGCGGCCTCCGCCACGGTGACGATCAGCAAGGTGAGCAACGGCGGCACTGGTGCCTTCGGCTTCACGGGCAGCAACGGCCTGGCCGCGCAGACGATCACCACGGCCACCGCCGGCACCGCGGTGGCCGGCGCGATCCAGACGCTCGCCGCGCCGGGCGTGGCCACCACCGTCACGGAAGATGTGCCGCCCGCCAACTACGCGCTCATCGGCGTGAGTTGCACCGGCCTGGGCGCGGGCGGCACCGCCACGCCCGACCTGCCCAACCGCAAGGTCACGCTCGACGCGGCGGCCACCGCGGCGGGCAGCAACATCGCCTGCACCTTCACCAACACCTTCACGCCGCCGTACCCCAAGGTGCGGATCGTGAAGACCACCACCGGTGGCAGCGGCGCGAACGTGTTCGGCTTCGCGCTCAGTGGCCTGTCGGCATCCACCGACAGCATCACTGTCACCGGCGCGGACACCGTGAGCGGCGCCGCCAACCTCACCGGCACCGCCGGCCTGGAAGCGACCATCAAGGAAAGCGCGCCCGCCGGCTGGCCCGCCAACCCGATCAGCGCGAGCTGCGTCGATGCGGCCAGCGCCACGCCCACCACGCCCTTCGGCACGCTCGTGGGCAACCAGCTCACCTTGCCCGCGGCGCGCATGGTGGCCGGCGCCGACATCAGTTGCACCTTCGTCAACGGCTTCGGCTACAGCGTGTCGGGGCGCGTGTTTCTCGACAACGGCATCGGCACAGGTGGCACCGCGAACGACGGGCTGATCAACGGCGCCGAGGGCGGCATCGCTGGCGTGCCCGTGCGGCTGACCAACTGCGGCGCCACCGTGATCTCCACCGCCACCACCGACGGCGGCGGCAGCTACGCGCTCGACGTGCCTTTCGGCACCGCCGCGAATACGCCGCTGTGCGTGGAGCAGACCAACACCGCGTCGCGCCTGTCGACCGGCGCCTCGTTCAGCAGCGTCAGGCTGCCCTCGGGTTCGGCGGTGGCGAGCGGTGGCACCACCTACACCTACACGCGCGCCGGCACGCCCGACCGCATCGCCTTCACCTGGAACGGCAGCGGCCATGCAGGCCTGAACTTCGGCGACGTGGAGCGCAACACGCTGGCCGCCGATGGCGCCAAGAGCGGACTGCCAGGCAGCACGGTGAGCTATGCGCACACCTTCATCGCGCGCACCGGCGGCACGGTGAGCTTCAGCATTTCGAGTTCGGTGGACACGCCGGCCATCGGCGGCTGGAGCGGCAAGATATTTGCCGACACGGGCTGCACCGGTTCGCTGCAGCCCGGTGCGGCCTTGCTCTATCCGCCCTCGGCGCCGGTCACCGTGGTGGCGGGGCAGAACGTGTGCCTGCTGATGCAGGAGTTCATTCCGGCCAGCGCGGGCAACGGCAACAACAACCGCAGCACCGTGCAGGCCAGCTTCGACTTCACCAACGCCGGCCCGGCGCTGAGCGCGAGCTACACGGTGCTGGACATCACCACGGTGTCGAACAGCGCACTGGAGCTGAAGAAGGAAGTGCGCAACGTCACGCAGGGCGGCAGCTTCGGCGTCAACAACCAGGCCAAGTCGGGCGAGACGCTGGAGTACCGCGTCACCTACATCAACAACGGCATGACGCCGATCACCGGCATGACGGTCAACGACACGACGCCGCAGTACACCGCCTTCGTCGCCGCGCAGGCCGGCACCACGCCGGCGTCGTTGACCGGCTGCAGCAAGAACACGCCGGCCAATGCGGCGCCCGCACCGGCGGTGGCCTGCGCCGCCGCGCAGACGGTGGGCGGCACTGGCGGGCTGCGCTGGGCATTCGGCGGCTCGCTGGCGCCGGGCGGCACGGGCGAAGTGCTGTTCAGCGTGAAGGTGGACTGA
- a CDS encoding TPM domain-containing protein yields the protein MESRARPMAAWAWLWLFTAVAAMCVLCAPAQAKPLAVPAMTSRVVDLAKTLNADDASTLRHDISEVEQSTQAQLAVLIVPTTGEESIEQFAARVFAQWKLGRQGEDDGVLLLVALKDRRMRIDVGTGLEGRITDIQAARIIDNEMKPRFRDGDVAGGVRAAVQSLSQLLSPPPAVTALEEEPPAPQERKPSLLRRLIDMFSTNASQSQTNLASLAVVLWTLGVGAWHGSRPRPPSEPRVVSQGTGKRGRKGQRLAEHEAQRDAALWADLKTQAPGPKPRRWPVVLGLLAAGPAAAALALMNLAMPFILFMPVSFMYGVGYLSGRFKTARYVFICIALAIAALIGLGFYLGADKLPWVIVGVFVTCFVGIGLAAVVVGVRIHWQRSVPWFMVRLALVTGAIGFAFVELRPGPEPDESWIGMALVSFIALVFGFFPTNSRRRGDGDDDDDDRDSGWSSSSRSSSSSSSSSSSSDSSSSSSGSGGSSSGGGASGSW from the coding sequence ATGGAATCCCGCGCAAGACCGATGGCGGCCTGGGCCTGGCTTTGGCTCTTCACTGCAGTGGCAGCAATGTGCGTGCTCTGTGCGCCCGCACAGGCCAAGCCGCTTGCCGTGCCCGCGATGACATCGCGCGTGGTCGACCTCGCGAAGACGCTGAATGCGGACGATGCCAGCACGCTGCGCCATGACATCTCCGAGGTGGAGCAGAGCACGCAGGCCCAGCTCGCGGTGCTGATCGTGCCCACCACGGGCGAGGAATCCATCGAACAGTTCGCCGCGCGCGTCTTCGCGCAATGGAAGCTCGGCCGCCAGGGTGAAGACGACGGCGTGCTGCTGCTGGTGGCGCTGAAAGACCGCCGCATGCGCATCGACGTGGGCACGGGCCTGGAAGGCCGGATCACCGACATCCAGGCCGCTCGCATCATCGACAACGAGATGAAGCCGCGCTTTCGCGACGGCGATGTGGCCGGCGGCGTGCGGGCCGCGGTGCAGTCGCTGTCACAGCTTCTTTCGCCACCGCCGGCGGTGACGGCGCTGGAAGAAGAACCGCCCGCGCCGCAAGAACGCAAGCCGTCGCTGCTGCGCCGCCTGATCGACATGTTCTCGACCAACGCCAGCCAGTCGCAGACCAACCTGGCCTCGCTCGCCGTGGTGCTCTGGACCCTCGGCGTGGGCGCGTGGCACGGAAGCCGGCCACGCCCGCCTTCGGAGCCGCGCGTGGTGTCGCAAGGCACGGGCAAGCGGGGCCGCAAGGGCCAGCGGCTGGCCGAGCACGAAGCACAACGCGACGCCGCGTTGTGGGCCGACCTGAAGACACAGGCCCCGGGCCCCAAGCCGCGACGCTGGCCGGTGGTGCTGGGCCTGCTCGCGGCCGGACCGGCGGCTGCGGCACTGGCGCTGATGAACCTCGCGATGCCGTTCATCCTCTTCATGCCGGTCAGCTTCATGTACGGGGTCGGCTACCTGTCGGGCCGGTTCAAGACGGCACGCTACGTGTTCATCTGCATCGCGCTGGCGATCGCGGCGCTCATCGGCCTGGGGTTCTATCTGGGCGCGGACAAGCTGCCGTGGGTCATCGTGGGCGTGTTCGTCACCTGCTTCGTCGGCATCGGCCTCGCGGCGGTCGTGGTCGGCGTGCGCATCCACTGGCAGCGCAGCGTGCCCTGGTTCATGGTGCGGCTCGCGCTGGTGACCGGTGCCATCGGCTTCGCGTTCGTCGAGCTGCGGCCGGGCCCGGAGCCTGACGAAAGCTGGATCGGCATGGCGCTGGTGAGCTTCATCGCGCTGGTGTTCGGTTTCTTCCCCACCAACAGCAGACGCCGGGGTGATGGCGACGACGACGACGACGATCGCGACAGCGGGTGGAGCAGCAGCAGCCGTTCGTCAAGCAGTTCTTCGAGCAGCAGCAGTTCGTCGGACAGCTCCTCCTCGTCGTCGGGCAGTGGCGGCTCCAGCAGTGGCGGTGGCGCCTCCGGAAGCTGGTAG
- the pbpC gene encoding penicillin-binding protein 1C codes for MQPTSLSFRRKALATAVLLAACAHPAWALVSFDEVKRDFRSSDTAVLDRNGELLQRVRTDATVRRGQWTALADVSPALRTAMVLSEDKRFYEHSGIDWRAVSAAAWGNLWNTRTRGASTITMQLSGLLDDDLRRAAGGRSFTQKIGQTVAAAQLERNWRKDQILEAYLNTVPFRGEIVGIDALSRTLFSKAPSGLDAREAAVAAALVRAPNAKPAVVTQRACEVLRVMEAGQKVDCEALDMFTSAAVQRRAFEANEGIAPHAARRVLREIRDANAGAAPTPALPQRGKEKDKEASVRTTLRAPLQRFALDTLQRHLRELRGRHVEDGALVVLDNATGEVLAWVGSSGPLSQAAEVDGVTALRQPGSTLKPLLYGQAIAEKRITAASLIDDSSAQINTANGLYIPQNYDRQFKGPVSARTALAASLNVPAVRTLVMVSPESFARELRAAGLPLRESGDYYGYSLALGSAEVSLLSLTNAYRMLANGGRYGTTTLTARPPIPPVPAADKTKATATPPLLDARAAFIVGDILSDPNARTRTFGLDSILSTRFWTAVKTGTSKDMRDNWAVGWSQRYTVGVWVGNASGASMWDVSGTSGAAPVWAEVMRFLHAREPSRAPTPPAGLVEARVEFGPGADGNALEAARSEWFLQGTEQPLFALDTGVGTSTDGPSARITSPADGTILALDPDIPPLRQRVRFESEGRGVQWRIDGKHFARGNTAQWLPWPGRHVIELVDANGKVVDQRKVEVRGAGVVTKSARR; via the coding sequence ATGCAGCCCACGTCCCTCAGCTTCCGCCGCAAGGCCCTTGCCACTGCAGTCTTGCTGGCAGCCTGCGCACACCCGGCCTGGGCCCTGGTCAGCTTCGACGAGGTCAAGCGCGACTTCCGCTCGTCCGACACCGCCGTGCTCGACCGCAACGGCGAACTGCTGCAGCGCGTGCGCACCGACGCCACCGTGCGGCGCGGCCAGTGGACCGCGCTGGCCGACGTGTCGCCTGCATTGCGTACGGCCATGGTGCTGAGCGAGGACAAGCGCTTCTACGAACACAGCGGCATCGACTGGCGCGCCGTGTCGGCCGCCGCCTGGGGCAACCTGTGGAACACGCGCACGCGCGGCGCATCGACCATCACGATGCAGCTCTCGGGCCTGCTCGACGACGACCTGCGCCGCGCCGCCGGCGGGCGCAGCTTCACGCAGAAGATCGGCCAGACGGTGGCCGCCGCGCAACTGGAGCGCAACTGGCGCAAGGACCAGATCCTCGAGGCTTATCTGAACACCGTGCCGTTCCGTGGCGAGATCGTGGGCATCGATGCGCTCTCGCGCACGCTGTTCAGCAAGGCGCCGAGCGGGCTCGATGCACGCGAAGCCGCCGTTGCCGCCGCGCTGGTGCGTGCGCCCAACGCCAAGCCGGCCGTGGTGACGCAACGCGCCTGCGAAGTGCTGCGCGTGATGGAGGCGGGGCAGAAGGTCGATTGCGAAGCGCTCGACATGTTCACGAGTGCGGCGGTGCAGCGGCGGGCCTTCGAGGCCAATGAGGGCATTGCGCCGCATGCGGCACGGCGTGTGCTGCGGGAGATTCGGGATGCGAATGCGGGGGCAGCCCCCACCCCGGCCCTCCCCCAGAGGGGGAAGGAGAAAGACAAAGAGGCGAGCGTGCGGACCACGCTGCGCGCGCCACTGCAGCGCTTTGCGCTCGACACGCTGCAGCGCCACTTGCGCGAACTGCGTGGCCGCCATGTCGAAGACGGCGCGCTCGTGGTGCTCGACAACGCGACCGGCGAGGTGCTCGCCTGGGTCGGCTCTTCCGGCCCGTTGAGCCAGGCGGCCGAGGTCGATGGCGTGACCGCGCTGCGCCAGCCGGGCTCCACGCTCAAGCCATTGCTCTACGGCCAGGCGATTGCCGAGAAGCGGATCACCGCCGCCTCGCTGATCGATGACTCGTCGGCGCAGATCAACACCGCGAACGGCCTCTACATTCCGCAGAACTACGACCGCCAGTTCAAGGGCCCGGTGTCGGCGCGCACCGCGCTGGCCGCCTCGCTCAATGTGCCGGCCGTGCGCACGCTGGTGATGGTGTCGCCCGAGTCCTTCGCGCGCGAGCTGCGCGCCGCCGGCCTGCCGCTGCGCGAAAGCGGTGATTACTACGGCTACAGCCTGGCGCTCGGCAGCGCCGAGGTGTCGTTGCTGTCGCTCACCAATGCCTACCGCATGCTGGCCAACGGCGGGCGCTACGGCACCACCACGCTCACCGCGCGGCCACCCATTCCACCCGTTCCCGCCGCCGACAAGACCAAGGCCACAGCCACACCACCGCTGCTCGATGCGCGCGCGGCCTTCATCGTCGGCGACATCCTCTCCGACCCGAACGCGCGCACGCGCACCTTCGGCCTGGACAGCATCCTCTCGACCCGTTTCTGGACCGCCGTGAAGACCGGCACCAGCAAGGACATGCGCGACAACTGGGCGGTGGGCTGGTCGCAGCGCTACACGGTCGGCGTGTGGGTCGGCAACGCCAGCGGCGCGTCGATGTGGGACGTGAGCGGCACCAGCGGCGCCGCGCCGGTATGGGCCGAGGTGATGCGCTTCCTGCACGCGCGCGAGCCCAGCCGCGCGCCCACACCGCCCGCGGGGCTGGTCGAGGCGCGCGTCGAATTCGGCCCCGGTGCCGATGGCAACGCGCTCGAAGCGGCGCGCAGCGAATGGTTCCTGCAGGGCACCGAGCAGCCGCTGTTCGCGCTCGACACCGGCGTGGGCACGTCGACGGACGGCCCCTCCGCACGCATCACCTCGCCGGCCGACGGCACCATCCTCGCGCTCGACCCCGACATCCCGCCGCTGCGCCAGCGCGTGCGCTTCGAGTCCGAAGGCCGTGGCGTGCAGTGGCGCATCGACGGCAAGCACTTCGCGCGCGGCAACACCGCGCAGTGGCTGCCCTGGCCCGGACGACATGTGATCGAGCTGGTGGACGCCAACGGCAAGGTGGTCGACCAGCGCAAGGTCGAAGTGCGCGGCGCGGGCGTCGTGACCAAGAGCGCACGCAGATGA
- a CDS encoding thrombospondin type 3 repeat-containing protein, with product MTKTLAILLAASAILAGCVVAPYDRPPPPRGHQYGDRDRDGVPNRADRDRDGDGVPNRYDSAPNNPYRN from the coding sequence ATGACGAAGACATTAGCGATCCTGCTGGCCGCATCGGCCATCCTGGCCGGCTGCGTGGTCGCACCTTACGACCGCCCGCCACCGCCGCGCGGCCATCAGTACGGCGACCGTGACCGCGACGGCGTACCCAACCGCGCCGACCGCGACCGTGACGGCGACGGTGTGCCCAACCGCTACGACAGCGCACCGAACAACCCGTACCGCAACTGA
- a CDS encoding LysE family translocator, producing MPVELWLAFVAASAVLLIIPGPTILTVISYSMSHGRRANVPLVAAVALGDSTALVVSLLGLGALLATSAFWFTAVKWVGGLYLLYLGIKLLRAGITSTEIAAPAAPASRLRLFANTYLVTALNPKGIVFFVAFLPQFISPTADVTRQLWVLAVTFVVLAATNATLYAVFAGSARKLLSSPRAQRRFNFAGGSLLSAAGIWALMARRPG from the coding sequence ATGCCCGTCGAACTCTGGCTCGCCTTCGTCGCGGCCTCTGCCGTTTTGCTGATCATTCCGGGGCCGACCATCCTCACGGTGATCAGCTATTCCATGTCGCATGGCCGCCGCGCGAACGTGCCGCTGGTGGCGGCGGTGGCGCTCGGCGACTCGACCGCGCTGGTGGTCTCGCTGCTGGGGCTGGGCGCGCTGCTCGCCACCTCGGCCTTCTGGTTCACGGCCGTGAAATGGGTGGGCGGGCTGTACCTGCTGTACCTGGGCATCAAGCTGCTGCGCGCCGGCATCACATCCACCGAGATCGCCGCGCCGGCCGCGCCCGCCTCGCGCCTGCGCCTGTTCGCCAACACCTACCTCGTGACGGCGCTGAACCCCAAGGGCATCGTGTTCTTCGTGGCCTTCCTGCCGCAGTTCATCAGCCCCACGGCAGACGTGACGCGCCAGCTCTGGGTGCTCGCCGTCACCTTCGTGGTGCTGGCCGCGACCAACGCCACGCTTTATGCGGTGTTCGCGGGCTCGGCGCGCAAGCTTCTTTCTTCGCCGCGCGCGCAGCGGCGCTTCAACTTCGCAGGCGGCTCGCTGCTGAGCGCGGCGGGCATCTGGGCGCTGATGGCGCGCCGGCCCGGCTAA
- a CDS encoding GFA family protein produces MKKTYTGGCHCGAVRFEADIDLSLGTLRCNCAICTQTRFWPAIVATDAFRLLEGESELSEQMLDTRNSHYIVCRHCRVRSFGVGHSPETGASAYGVNVTCLDDAELDDLANSPISYVDGHRGTWHVARTAIGN; encoded by the coding sequence ATGAAAAAGACTTACACCGGTGGCTGCCATTGCGGCGCCGTGCGATTTGAAGCCGACATCGACCTGAGCCTGGGCACCCTGCGGTGCAACTGCGCCATCTGCACCCAGACACGCTTCTGGCCGGCCATCGTCGCGACCGATGCCTTCCGCCTGCTCGAAGGCGAATCCGAACTCAGCGAGCAGATGCTCGACACCCGCAACAGCCACTACATCGTCTGCAGGCACTGCCGCGTGCGCTCCTTCGGCGTGGGCCATTCGCCCGAGACCGGCGCGAGCGCCTACGGCGTGAACGTGACCTGCCTGGACGACGCGGAACTCGACGACCTCGCCAACTCGCCGATCAGCTACGTGGACGGGCATCGCGGCACCTGGCACGTCGCGCGCACGGCCATCGGAAACTGA
- a CDS encoding DUF2277 domain-containing protein: MCRSIKTLYNFEPPATEQEVRAAALQFVRKLSGFSVPSKANEEAFERAVDEVTATATRLIESMVTTAEPKDRAIEAERAKARSAARFGSTVPH; this comes from the coding sequence ATGTGTCGCAGCATCAAGACCCTCTACAACTTCGAGCCCCCTGCCACCGAGCAGGAGGTTCGCGCAGCCGCACTGCAGTTCGTGCGCAAGCTCAGCGGCTTCAGCGTGCCGTCGAAAGCGAACGAGGAAGCCTTCGAGCGCGCGGTCGATGAAGTGACGGCAACGGCCACCCGCCTGATCGAATCGATGGTCACGACGGCCGAGCCCAAGGACCGCGCGATCGAGGCCGAACGCGCCAAGGCCCGCTCGGCTGCCCGCTTCGGCAGCACGGTGCCCCACTGA